The proteins below come from a single Microbacterium sp. SLBN-154 genomic window:
- a CDS encoding aldo/keto reductase, whose amino-acid sequence MQHRPLGRTGRDVSAIGLGTWQLGADWGDVSEDDALAVLEASVDRGVTLFDTADVYGDGRSESLIGRFLAARPGHEITVATKMGRRVEQRAENYTSEAFRAWNDRSRANLGVDTLDLVQLHCPPSEVIESDAVYDALDALVADGRIAAYGVSVETVAQALAAIARPHVTNIQIIFNPFRLKPLDEVLPAAAAAQVAVFARVPLASGLLSGKYTADTTFAENDHRSYNRNGEAFDRGETFSGVDYEAGLAAASELARAVPDGVSLPAATLAWIASQPGVTTVIPGARNVAQATSNAEAGALLDGGADLRGFDAAVHEVYDRHLRAAIHPLW is encoded by the coding sequence ATGCAGCACCGTCCCCTCGGCCGCACCGGCCGCGACGTCTCGGCCATCGGTCTCGGCACCTGGCAGCTCGGCGCAGACTGGGGCGATGTCTCCGAGGACGACGCGCTCGCCGTCCTGGAGGCGTCCGTCGACCGGGGGGTGACCCTCTTCGACACCGCAGACGTCTACGGCGACGGGCGGAGCGAATCGCTCATCGGACGATTCCTGGCCGCACGCCCCGGCCATGAGATCACCGTGGCGACCAAGATGGGGCGTCGCGTGGAGCAGAGGGCGGAGAACTACACGTCCGAGGCCTTCCGCGCCTGGAACGACCGCTCTCGAGCTAACCTGGGCGTCGACACCCTCGACCTGGTGCAGCTGCACTGCCCGCCGTCCGAGGTCATCGAATCCGACGCGGTCTACGACGCCCTGGACGCGCTCGTCGCCGACGGCCGCATCGCCGCCTACGGGGTCTCCGTCGAGACCGTCGCCCAGGCGCTCGCCGCCATCGCGCGACCGCACGTGACCAACATCCAGATCATCTTCAACCCGTTCCGTCTGAAGCCCCTCGACGAGGTGCTGCCGGCGGCGGCGGCGGCACAGGTGGCCGTCTTCGCGCGCGTGCCCCTGGCCTCGGGCCTCCTGTCGGGGAAGTACACCGCCGACACGACGTTCGCCGAGAACGACCATCGCAGTTACAACCGCAACGGTGAGGCGTTCGACCGGGGTGAGACGTTCTCGGGCGTGGACTACGAGGCCGGGCTCGCCGCGGCATCCGAGCTCGCGCGTGCCGTTCCCGACGGTGTGAGCCTTCCCGCCGCGACGCTCGCGTGGATCGCTTCGCAGCCCGGGGTCACCACCGTCATCCCGGGCGCGCGCAACGTCGCACAGGCGACGTCCAATGCCGAGGCGGGCGCACTGCTCGACGGCGGCGCCGACCTCCGTGGCTTCGATGCCGCCGTGCACGAGGTCTACGACCGCCACCTGCGCGCAGCCATCCACCCGCTCTGGTGA
- a CDS encoding prepilin peptidase, producing the protein MSTALEITAFAYLGVISVVLAVIDVRHHRLPNRIVLPSYGVGGALLLGAVLFGAPAAALGRALVGMIVLFGFYLVLRVLSRRGLGGGDVKLAGVLGLYLGWLGWEALAIGALAGFVVGGATGICLVLARRADRRTRIAFGPAMLVGAWLVIGASAAGWGTGAVVA; encoded by the coding sequence GTGTCGACGGCTCTGGAGATCACGGCGTTCGCCTACCTGGGTGTGATCAGCGTCGTGCTCGCCGTCATCGATGTGCGCCACCATCGCCTGCCGAATCGGATCGTGCTGCCCAGCTACGGCGTCGGCGGAGCGCTCCTCCTGGGTGCGGTGCTCTTCGGCGCGCCGGCGGCCGCTCTCGGACGCGCCCTGGTCGGGATGATCGTCCTTTTCGGCTTCTACCTGGTGCTTCGCGTGCTCTCCCGCCGAGGCCTCGGCGGCGGAGACGTCAAACTCGCCGGCGTCCTCGGCCTGTACCTCGGCTGGCTGGGGTGGGAGGCCCTCGCGATCGGTGCCCTCGCCGGTTTCGTCGTCGGCGGTGCGACCGGCATCTGCCTGGTCCTCGCGCGGCGCGCCGACCGCCGCACCCGCATCGCCTTCGGACCGGCGATGCTCGTCGGGGCATGGCTCGTCATCGGTGCGAGCGCGGCCGGCTGGGGGACCGGAGCCGTGGTCGCCTGA
- a CDS encoding YihY/virulence factor BrkB family protein, which yields MPNLIARVIARALTLKPVRALLLYSERQGPMLADSVTYRTLFSLFAAVLLGFSLAALWLAGNPVAWQALIDAVDAAIPGLVGEGGLIDLDDVQAPAGLTVAGVIASIGLVGAAIGAIGSLRTAIRRLGNELTDDSFWLWVLLRNLLLAIGIGTALGASAVATVIGSAGISLVGGWLGLAEDDLLLQIATRATTIVVVFLLDAAVIAVAFRALSGTKPSPRSLISGSLIGAAGLTVLQQLSSLFVGGAGSNPLLATFASLIALLLWLNLSAQVILIASAYIITGIEEERDRVRARFGATTFLQRRVKRAEMSVQAAADELDAARAAEAEEWRGRAVAAAKAKPKTDETTTSDAGARRGDR from the coding sequence ATGCCGAATCTGATCGCGCGTGTCATCGCACGCGCCCTCACGCTGAAGCCCGTGCGCGCGCTCCTGCTCTACAGCGAACGGCAGGGTCCGATGCTCGCCGACAGCGTGACGTACCGCACGCTGTTCAGCCTGTTCGCCGCCGTGCTGCTCGGGTTCTCGCTCGCCGCGCTCTGGCTCGCCGGCAACCCGGTCGCCTGGCAGGCGCTGATCGACGCCGTCGACGCGGCCATCCCCGGCCTCGTCGGAGAAGGCGGCCTGATCGACCTCGATGACGTCCAGGCGCCCGCAGGACTCACGGTGGCGGGAGTGATCGCGTCCATCGGTCTCGTCGGCGCCGCCATCGGCGCCATCGGATCGCTGCGTACCGCGATCCGGCGGCTCGGAAACGAACTGACCGACGACTCCTTCTGGCTGTGGGTGCTGCTGCGGAATCTGCTTCTCGCGATCGGGATCGGCACCGCTCTCGGCGCGTCGGCCGTGGCGACCGTCATCGGCAGCGCCGGGATCTCCCTCGTCGGCGGGTGGCTCGGGCTCGCCGAGGACGACCTGCTGCTGCAGATCGCCACGCGGGCGACGACGATCGTCGTGGTCTTCCTCCTCGATGCCGCCGTCATCGCTGTGGCGTTCCGCGCGCTGTCGGGCACCAAGCCCTCGCCGCGCTCGCTCATCAGCGGGTCCCTCATCGGCGCCGCGGGGCTCACCGTTCTGCAGCAGCTGTCGAGCCTGTTCGTCGGAGGCGCCGGGTCGAACCCGCTGCTGGCGACCTTCGCCTCGCTCATCGCGCTGCTTCTCTGGCTGAACCTGTCGGCGCAGGTGATCCTCATCGCCTCGGCCTACATCATCACCGGCATCGAGGAGGAACGCGATCGGGTCCGCGCCCGCTTCGGTGCGACGACCTTCCTCCAGCGCCGTGTCAAGCGCGCCGAGATGTCGGTGCAGGCCGCCGCCGATGAGTTGGACGCGGCCCGCGCCGCCGAGGCGGAGGAGTGGCGGGGCCGGGCCGTTGCGGCAGCGAAGGCGAAACCAAAGACGGACGAGACGACGACATCGGATGCCGGAGCGCGGCGTGGTGATCGCTGA
- a CDS encoding NAD(P)H-hydrate epimerase, whose protein sequence is MPERGVVIADTPSDALPRVRTYRAADIRAAEAPLLAAGVPLMARAAHALAGIAAARLAAASVPGVLVLAGRGDNGGDALFAGAELAAAGARVDVLLVGDDAHDAGLAAAVDAGARMVDPAGLDPREYGIVLDGMIGLGGRGSLRGGARDAAIVLAPSLAAGPRILAVDLPSGLDPDTGEGDELVLPAHETITFGAAKAGLALGRGPALSGRVTLVDIGLELVGAEPVGETEIAEIVRA, encoded by the coding sequence ATGCCGGAGCGCGGCGTGGTGATCGCTGACACCCCTTCGGACGCCCTCCCGCGCGTTCGGACCTACCGGGCCGCCGACATCCGCGCCGCCGAGGCCCCCCTCCTCGCTGCCGGGGTGCCCCTCATGGCCCGCGCCGCCCACGCGCTGGCGGGGATCGCCGCGGCGCGGCTCGCCGCGGCATCCGTTCCCGGCGTCCTCGTGCTCGCCGGGCGGGGCGACAACGGCGGGGACGCCCTGTTCGCAGGCGCCGAGCTCGCCGCCGCCGGGGCGCGTGTGGATGTCCTGCTCGTCGGCGACGACGCCCACGACGCCGGCCTCGCCGCCGCGGTCGATGCCGGGGCCCGCATGGTCGACCCGGCCGGGCTCGACCCTCGCGAGTACGGCATCGTCCTCGACGGGATGATCGGGCTCGGCGGACGAGGATCGCTGCGCGGCGGCGCGCGCGACGCGGCGATCGTCCTCGCCCCGAGCCTGGCGGCGGGTCCGCGGATCCTCGCCGTCGACCTGCCGAGCGGTCTGGATCCCGACACCGGGGAGGGCGATGAGCTCGTGCTGCCCGCTCACGAGACCATTACCTTCGGCGCAGCGAAGGCGGGTCTGGCCTTGGGGCGCGGGCCCGCGTTGTCGGGGCGCGTCACGCTCGTCGACATCGGCCTGGAGCTCGTCGGCGCCGAACCGGTCGGCGAGACCGAGATCGCGGAGATCGTCCGAGCCTGA
- a CDS encoding glutamine amidotransferase, whose protein sequence is MTGAKPFVLLATRAEDVPADEEYELFLRFTGLEERDLLRVRMEAGPLPELELDALSGIFVGGGPFNASDPPEKKSPVQRRVEAEFARLLDEVVARDFPFLGACYGIGTLGSHQRAIIDRTYSEPISVVPVSLTDAGAVDPLLAGFPRTFDAYVGHKEAVSVLPDSAVLLASSPTCPVQMFRVGRNVYATQFHPELDLDGMQTRVHAYAGYGYFGADELELTLAAVRRAPVTHPPRLLRTFVEHHAR, encoded by the coding sequence ATGACCGGGGCCAAACCCTTCGTCCTCCTCGCCACCCGCGCGGAGGACGTTCCCGCCGACGAGGAGTACGAGCTCTTCCTGCGCTTCACCGGGCTCGAGGAGCGCGACCTCCTCCGCGTCCGCATGGAGGCAGGCCCCCTCCCCGAGCTGGAGCTCGACGCACTGTCGGGGATCTTCGTCGGCGGCGGTCCGTTCAACGCCTCCGATCCGCCGGAGAAGAAGTCGCCGGTGCAGCGGCGCGTCGAGGCGGAGTTCGCCCGTCTGCTCGACGAGGTGGTCGCGCGCGACTTCCCATTTCTGGGCGCCTGCTACGGGATCGGGACCCTCGGGAGCCACCAGCGCGCCATCATCGACCGCACCTACTCCGAGCCGATCAGCGTGGTGCCGGTGAGCCTCACCGACGCCGGCGCCGTCGATCCGCTGCTCGCGGGTTTCCCACGCACCTTCGACGCCTACGTCGGCCACAAGGAAGCGGTGTCGGTCCTCCCCGACTCGGCGGTGCTGCTGGCGTCGTCCCCGACCTGTCCGGTTCAGATGTTCCGGGTCGGCCGCAACGTCTACGCCACCCAGTTTCACCCCGAGCTCGACCTCGACGGCATGCAGACGCGGGTGCACGCCTACGCCGGCTACGGATACTTCGGCGCCGACGAGCTCGAGCTCACACTCGCCGCTGTGCGGCGGGCGCCGGTGACCCACCCGCCGCGTCTGCTGCGGACCTTCGTGGAACATCACGCCCGCTAG
- the glgP gene encoding alpha-glucan family phosphorylase encodes MKAIRTFAVRPVLSEQLAPLDRLATNWRWAWSAETKALFASMDPARWEEVGGNPEQLLGALGQERLDALSQDTQFVARVHAEAERLDAYLRDDRWYQELDGDKPVHIAYFSPEFGVDGTLPQYSGGLGILAGDHLKSASDLGVPLTGVGLFYRAGYFRQSIGDDGWQRESYPLLDPYGLGLTLLRDGDGAPVEIGLDLPAGRLLAARIWVAQIGRVPLLLLDADTPSNPDDLRQVTDRLYGGGGEHRLLQELLLGVGGVRAVRAWCAQTGTPSPEVYHTNEGHAGFQGLERMSELIVEEGLSFDQALAQVRASTVFTTHTPVPAGIDRFPRDLVATYLQSPLFTSLPAEPALDLGRESYPGGDPQVFNMAVLGLHLGQHANGVSLLHGAVSRRMFGPLWPSVDTDEVPITSITNGVHAPTWVHPALTGLSERVFGDAHTDRHDWRSREVVSDQELWGVRTQMKQELVAEARRRLTAAARSAGNAAVPAWIDEILDPGVLTIGFARRVPTYKRLTLMLRDPERLTRILTDPERPVQLVIGGKSHPADDSGKILIQQLVRFSRDPRVRGRIVFLPDYDITLAKTLYPGCDVWLNNPLRPLEACGTSGMKAALNGVLNLSILDGWWDEWYDGRNGWAIPTADTAATDEERDDAEAAALYDLIEHQLVPRFYERTGGVPAGWLDMVRHTMTDLGKKVTSDRMVRDYVTRLYVPSAVNERALRADDFAQARSLAAFVGRVRSAWEAVAIAHVEGSDATTRASTGETLEIEASVRLDGLSPDDVAVELVYGRTDEDDVIGLDRTAVPLKAQGPAVDGVTPYRGSLPLQITGTFGYTVRVVPRHPFLVSPVELGLVTYAG; translated from the coding sequence GTGAAGGCCATCCGCACGTTCGCCGTTCGTCCCGTTCTCTCCGAGCAGCTCGCCCCGCTCGACCGCCTCGCCACCAACTGGCGCTGGGCCTGGTCGGCCGAGACGAAGGCACTGTTCGCCTCGATGGATCCCGCGCGGTGGGAGGAGGTCGGCGGCAACCCCGAGCAGCTCCTCGGTGCGCTCGGGCAGGAACGGCTCGACGCCCTGTCGCAGGACACGCAGTTCGTGGCCCGCGTCCATGCCGAGGCCGAGCGCCTCGACGCCTACCTCCGCGACGACCGGTGGTACCAGGAGCTCGACGGCGACAAGCCGGTCCACATCGCCTACTTCTCCCCCGAGTTCGGCGTGGACGGCACCCTTCCGCAGTACTCGGGCGGCCTCGGCATCCTCGCCGGCGACCACCTCAAGAGCGCGTCCGACCTCGGCGTCCCCCTCACCGGCGTCGGGCTGTTCTACCGTGCGGGGTACTTCCGTCAGTCGATCGGCGACGACGGCTGGCAGCGGGAGAGCTACCCGCTGCTCGACCCCTACGGTCTCGGCCTGACCCTGCTCCGCGACGGCGACGGGGCCCCCGTCGAGATCGGACTCGACCTTCCCGCCGGCCGGCTCCTGGCCGCTCGCATCTGGGTGGCCCAGATCGGCCGGGTCCCGCTCCTGCTGCTCGACGCCGACACCCCCAGCAACCCCGACGACCTCCGCCAGGTGACCGACCGGCTCTACGGCGGAGGCGGCGAGCACCGCCTCCTGCAGGAGCTCCTCCTCGGCGTGGGCGGCGTCCGCGCGGTGCGGGCGTGGTGCGCGCAGACCGGCACGCCCAGCCCCGAGGTGTATCACACCAATGAGGGCCACGCGGGTTTCCAGGGCTTGGAGCGGATGTCGGAACTCATCGTCGAAGAGGGCTTGAGCTTCGACCAGGCGCTCGCTCAGGTGCGGGCCTCCACCGTCTTCACCACCCACACACCGGTTCCCGCCGGTATCGACCGCTTCCCCCGCGACCTGGTCGCGACCTACCTGCAGAGCCCGCTGTTCACGTCGCTCCCCGCCGAGCCCGCCCTCGACCTGGGCCGCGAGTCCTACCCGGGCGGCGATCCCCAGGTGTTCAACATGGCCGTTCTCGGGCTCCACCTCGGACAGCACGCCAACGGGGTGTCGCTCCTCCACGGGGCGGTCAGCCGACGGATGTTCGGGCCCCTCTGGCCGAGTGTCGACACCGACGAGGTACCGATCACCTCGATCACCAACGGCGTCCACGCCCCGACCTGGGTCCACCCCGCCCTCACCGGCCTGAGCGAGCGCGTCTTCGGCGATGCGCACACCGATCGCCACGACTGGCGCTCGCGCGAGGTCGTCAGCGACCAGGAGCTGTGGGGGGTGCGCACCCAGATGAAGCAGGAGCTCGTCGCCGAGGCTCGGCGGCGCCTGACCGCAGCCGCCCGTTCGGCGGGCAATGCCGCTGTTCCGGCGTGGATCGACGAGATCCTCGACCCGGGTGTGCTGACCATCGGCTTCGCCCGGCGCGTGCCGACCTACAAGCGTCTGACGCTGATGCTCCGCGACCCCGAGCGCCTCACCCGCATCCTCACCGATCCCGAGCGACCGGTTCAGCTGGTGATCGGCGGCAAGTCCCATCCGGCCGACGATTCCGGGAAAATCCTGATCCAGCAGCTCGTGCGGTTCAGCCGCGATCCTCGGGTGCGCGGCCGCATCGTGTTCCTCCCCGACTACGACATCACGCTGGCGAAGACCCTGTACCCCGGCTGCGACGTGTGGCTGAACAACCCGCTGCGCCCCCTCGAGGCGTGCGGCACGTCGGGCATGAAGGCCGCGTTGAACGGGGTGCTGAATCTGTCGATCCTCGACGGCTGGTGGGACGAGTGGTACGACGGCCGCAACGGCTGGGCCATCCCGACCGCCGACACGGCGGCGACCGACGAGGAGCGGGACGATGCCGAGGCGGCCGCGCTCTACGACCTCATCGAGCACCAGCTCGTGCCGCGGTTCTACGAGCGCACGGGCGGTGTGCCGGCCGGGTGGCTCGACATGGTGCGCCACACCATGACGGACCTCGGCAAGAAGGTCACCAGCGACCGGATGGTGCGCGACTACGTCACACGACTGTACGTGCCCTCGGCGGTGAACGAGCGGGCGCTCCGTGCCGATGATTTCGCCCAGGCCCGCTCGCTCGCCGCGTTCGTCGGCCGGGTGCGCAGCGCCTGGGAGGCCGTGGCGATCGCGCATGTGGAGGGTTCCGACGCCACCACTCGGGCGTCGACCGGCGAAACCCTCGAGATCGAGGCCTCCGTGCGCCTGGACGGTCTCTCCCCCGACGATGTCGCGGTGGAACTGGTCTACGGACGCACCGACGAGGACGATGTCATCGGCCTCGACCGCACCGCCGTGCCGCTCAAGGCGCAGGGGCCCGCCGTGGACGGGGTCACCCCCTATCGGGGCTCGCTGCCGCTGCAGATCACCGGCACCTTCGGGTACACGGTGCGGGTCGTGCCGCGGCATCCGTTCCTGGTGTCCCCGGTGGAGCTGGGCCTTGTGACGTACGCGGGATGA
- a CDS encoding response regulator translates to MAIARLHGGPLDGQLLPLEAPDLDSLIVPYGEGQVVYRRKGEAQHTGEHDGPTEAEFWFVEATDEIGPSNDD, encoded by the coding sequence ATGGCTATTGCACGACTGCACGGCGGTCCCCTCGACGGGCAGCTCCTGCCCCTGGAGGCTCCCGACCTCGATTCGCTCATCGTCCCCTACGGCGAAGGACAGGTCGTTTACCGCCGCAAGGGAGAAGCGCAGCACACCGGCGAGCACGACGGTCCGACCGAGGCGGAATTCTGGTTCGTGGAGGCGACCGATGAGATCGGACCCTCGAACGACGACTGA
- a CDS encoding CYTH domain-containing protein codes for MRSDPRTTTDPDEPIRSLEIEIKLDVDADTAPPDWRVLPEVAELTRADVRELDARYFDTVDFALGRAGYALRRRTGGPDAGWHLKGPRHGAGRVELGWPLEEGESLPAAVQAEIRPLTADPVRPIARVRNRRLAVQMKDAAGEVVAEFLDDHVQTRDEATGTERSWREWEIELGPAAPDDAERFLSEIADLARNAGARPASSESKIGRALGR; via the coding sequence ATGAGATCGGACCCTCGAACGACGACTGATCCGGACGAGCCGATCCGTTCGCTGGAGATCGAGATCAAGCTCGACGTGGATGCCGATACGGCGCCACCGGACTGGCGCGTCCTTCCGGAGGTGGCTGAGCTGACCCGAGCCGACGTCCGCGAACTCGACGCCCGGTACTTCGACACCGTCGATTTCGCCCTCGGGCGTGCGGGCTACGCGCTGCGCCGACGCACCGGCGGCCCCGACGCCGGATGGCATCTGAAGGGACCGCGTCACGGAGCCGGCCGGGTGGAGCTCGGGTGGCCGCTCGAGGAGGGCGAGTCGCTTCCCGCGGCGGTGCAGGCCGAGATCAGACCCCTCACAGCCGATCCCGTGCGCCCCATCGCCCGCGTGCGCAATCGCAGGCTGGCCGTGCAGATGAAGGATGCCGCGGGCGAGGTCGTCGCGGAATTCCTCGACGACCACGTGCAGACCCGCGACGAGGCGACCGGGACGGAGCGCTCCTGGCGTGAGTGGGAGATCGAACTCGGCCCCGCCGCGCCCGACGACGCCGAGCGTTTCCTGAGCGAGATCGCCGATCTCGCCCGAAACGCCGGCGCCCGCCCTGCATCCTCGGAATCGAAGATCGGGCGGGCGCTCGGGCGGTAG
- the lpdA gene encoding dihydrolipoyl dehydrogenase yields MPHYDVVILGAGPGGYVAAVRSAQLGLSVAIIEEKYWGGVCLNVGCIPSKALLKNADLAHQVLHKADLFGISGDVHFDFGVAWDRSRKVAETHVKGIHFLMKKNKVTEYDGRGTFVDANTIQVQKSDGGTETVTFDNAIIATGAKVRQLPGVEIGGNIVTYEEQILSRDLPSSIVIVGAGAIGMEFAFVMSNYGVKVTIVEFLDRALPNEDVDVSKEIARQYKKYGIDILTSTKVDTVTDHGDKVTVAYTGKDGTSGSIDADKVMVSIGWIPNVEGYGLDKTGVELTERGAIGIDDYMRTNMPHIYAIGDVTAKLQLAHVAEAQGVVAAETIGKAETMPLGDYRMMPRATFCTPQVASFGLTEQQARDAGYDVKVAKFPFSANGKANGLGEPVGFVKLIADGEHLELLGGHLIGPDVSELLPELTLAQKWDLTALEAARNVHTHPTLSEALQEGFHGLVGHMINL; encoded by the coding sequence ATGCCTCACTACGACGTCGTCATCCTCGGCGCCGGCCCCGGCGGGTACGTCGCGGCCGTCCGGAGCGCCCAGCTCGGTCTTTCCGTCGCCATCATCGAAGAGAAGTACTGGGGGGGCGTCTGCCTGAATGTCGGGTGCATCCCCTCGAAGGCTCTGCTGAAGAACGCCGACCTCGCGCACCAGGTGCTCCACAAGGCAGACCTCTTCGGCATCTCGGGCGACGTGCACTTCGACTTCGGAGTGGCGTGGGACCGCAGCCGCAAGGTGGCCGAGACCCACGTCAAGGGCATCCACTTCCTGATGAAGAAGAACAAGGTCACCGAGTACGACGGCCGCGGAACCTTCGTCGATGCGAACACCATCCAGGTGCAGAAATCGGACGGCGGGACCGAGACGGTCACGTTCGACAATGCGATCATCGCCACCGGCGCCAAGGTCCGCCAGCTGCCCGGCGTCGAGATCGGCGGGAACATCGTCACCTACGAGGAGCAGATCCTCTCCCGCGATCTGCCCTCCTCGATCGTCATCGTCGGTGCCGGTGCGATCGGCATGGAGTTCGCCTTCGTGATGTCGAACTACGGCGTGAAGGTCACCATCGTCGAGTTCCTCGATCGTGCGCTGCCGAACGAGGACGTCGACGTCTCCAAGGAGATCGCGCGCCAGTACAAGAAGTACGGCATCGACATCCTCACCTCCACCAAGGTCGACACCGTCACCGATCACGGCGACAAGGTCACCGTCGCCTACACCGGCAAGGACGGCACCAGCGGATCCATCGACGCCGACAAGGTGATGGTCTCGATCGGCTGGATTCCGAACGTCGAGGGCTACGGGCTGGACAAGACCGGCGTCGAGCTCACCGAGCGCGGCGCGATCGGCATCGACGACTACATGCGCACCAACATGCCGCACATCTACGCCATCGGCGATGTCACCGCGAAGCTGCAGCTGGCGCACGTGGCCGAGGCGCAGGGTGTGGTGGCCGCCGAGACGATCGGCAAGGCCGAGACCATGCCACTCGGCGACTACCGGATGATGCCCCGCGCGACGTTCTGCACCCCGCAGGTCGCGTCGTTCGGTCTGACCGAGCAGCAGGCCCGTGACGCCGGCTACGACGTGAAGGTCGCGAAGTTCCCCTTCAGCGCGAACGGCAAGGCGAACGGCCTGGGCGAGCCGGTCGGTTTCGTCAAGCTCATCGCCGACGGCGAGCACCTCGAGCTGCTCGGCGGTCACCTCATCGGCCCCGATGTCTCCGAGCTCCTCCCCGAACTCACGCTCGCCCAGAAGTGGGACCTCACCGCGCTCGAGGCCGCGCGCAACGTCCACACGCACCCGACGCTGTCGGAGGCTCTTCAGGAGGGCTTCCACGGTCTCGTGGGCCACATGATCAACCTGTAG
- a CDS encoding copper resistance CopC family protein, giving the protein MSRSGLRFSPADAFLGVVVALTAVFALPVAASAHDELLGSDPAPGSTLDQAPTAITLTFSGLISQEPGATVIEVTDAAGTALVDGSPTIADNVVSQPLTAAAPGPVTVLWKVVSSDGHPISGELSFTVAEGASSTPTADATVAPTAPDASASPSASTSESASATPSPTTAGEPASSTAAILPWIIVGIVAVGAGGAIVYLLLARAQGRTPGTGGDADR; this is encoded by the coding sequence GTGAGTCGTTCCGGTCTTCGCTTCTCCCCCGCTGACGCGTTCCTCGGCGTCGTCGTGGCGCTGACGGCGGTCTTCGCCCTTCCCGTCGCCGCCTCCGCGCACGACGAGCTGCTCGGCTCCGACCCCGCACCCGGCAGCACGCTCGACCAGGCCCCGACGGCGATCACCCTCACCTTCAGTGGTCTCATCTCGCAGGAACCCGGCGCCACCGTGATCGAGGTGACGGATGCCGCGGGCACGGCGCTCGTCGACGGATCACCGACCATCGCCGACAACGTCGTGTCGCAGCCGCTGACCGCGGCCGCGCCCGGCCCCGTCACGGTGCTCTGGAAGGTGGTCTCCAGCGACGGCCACCCCATCTCCGGGGAGCTGTCGTTCACGGTTGCGGAGGGAGCCTCTTCCACGCCGACCGCCGACGCCACGGTGGCGCCGACGGCGCCCGACGCCTCCGCCTCCCCCTCCGCCTCGACGTCCGAGTCCGCCTCGGCCACGCCATCGCCGACCACCGCAGGTGAACCCGCATCGTCCACCGCTGCGATTCTGCCGTGGATCATCGTGGGGATCGTCGCCGTCGGCGCCGGCGGGGCCATCGTCTACCTCCTGCTCGCCCGCGCGCAGGGCCGCACCCCGGGCACCGGCGGCGATGCCGACCGATAG
- a CDS encoding FHA domain-containing protein: protein MDDNRRPDSGDIRRLPGDDGADRGSDTTQTFGHDADLSFVPFGSALNTAELESIDALPSGAALLLVRSGPTAGARYLLDTDVTTVGRHPEADIFFDDVTVSRRHAEITRQGTAFELVDQRSLNGTYVNGERVDRAVLTNGSELRIGKFRLNFFVSPADLPQAG, encoded by the coding sequence GTGGACGACAATCGGCGACCAGATTCTGGTGACATCCGACGCCTGCCGGGCGATGACGGCGCCGATCGCGGTTCGGACACGACGCAGACGTTCGGCCACGACGCCGACCTGTCGTTCGTCCCCTTCGGCAGCGCTCTGAACACCGCGGAGCTCGAGTCGATCGATGCGCTGCCTTCGGGGGCGGCGCTGCTGCTGGTGCGCTCGGGCCCGACGGCGGGTGCGCGCTATCTGCTCGACACCGACGTCACCACGGTCGGCCGCCACCCCGAAGCCGACATCTTCTTCGACGACGTCACCGTCTCGCGTCGGCACGCGGAGATCACCCGGCAGGGAACGGCGTTCGAGCTCGTGGATCAGCGATCGCTGAACGGCACCTACGTCAACGGCGAGCGGGTCGACCGCGCGGTGCTCACCAACGGCTCGGAGCTTCGCATCGGCAAGTTCCGCCTCAACTTCTTCGTCTCTCCCGCAGATCTGCCGCAGGCGGGCTGA